A genomic window from Lotus japonicus ecotype B-129 chromosome 1, LjGifu_v1.2 includes:
- the LOC130723326 gene encoding protein NPGR1-like isoform X2, protein MLCACSGEQFKLEEPPPRSPESLATRDFSASGLSSRTADWDSKFSETQVEEAETTLKEALSLNYEEARALLGRLEYQRGNYDASLQVFQGIDIKGLTPRMINVIAERTKQRKPRSKADVVILPNVMSLHSVSLLLEAILLKALSLEELGRYVDAAKECGIILDTVESALPNGMPEGISEDCKLQEMFHRALELLPSLWIKAGFLDEAVTAYRRALVKPWNLEQQRLAVIQKDLATTLLYGGVELSLPSRFQVWGQKAPKSNIEEAILLLLIIMSKMTMQVIEWDAEIMDHLTFALSVTGMLELLADHVEQILPGTYNRVDRWYFLALCYSAAGHNETALNLLRKACSRSEAKLRPHFHSFLLGAKLCSQDPCHAHEGINFSREVIDLAKHRNKHFLGQGQKFLGVCYGAAARISVLDCERSVFQSESLNFLNCAAVSGNGDPEVIFSLGLENAIQRNLDAAYDNIMMYSNMTVGGSGRGWQLLALIVSAQKRLMDAETIVDFALDEAGRRDQLELLRLKAVLQIAQQQPNQALESYRILLALIQAKKELWLRDKDFDQAKAFRHEILTERKFEMEAWTDLATIYADIGSFLDAKACVDKAQLIDFFSPRSWHITGVLLESQSLYKEAFVSFSVSLSIEPDYIPSIISSAKLLLKLGMQSLPIARSFLMNALRIEPENHDVWFNLGLVSKSEGSLQQAADYFQAAYELKLSAPVQKFE, encoded by the exons ATGTTGTGTGCTTGCTCCGGGGAGCAGTTCAAGTTAGAAGAGCCGCCGCCGCGGTCGCCGGAGTCCCTTGCAACCAGGGATTTCTCCGCCAGTGGGCTATCTTCCAGGACTGCAGATTGGGATTCCAAATTCAGTGAAACCCAAGTTGAAGAAGCTGAAACTACTCTCAAAGAAGCCCTTTCCTTGAACTATGAG GAAGCTAGGGCTTTGCTGGGGAGGCTGGAATACCAAAGGGGAAACTATGATGCttcccttcaagtatttcaagGTATAGACATCAAGGGTTTGACCCCGAGGATGATCAATGTAATTGCTGAAAGAACTAAGCAAAGAAAGCCACGATCGAAGGCAGACGTCGTGATTCTTCCGAATGTGATGTCATTGCATTCTGTAAGCCTGCTTCTTGAGGCAATTTTGCTTAAAGCATTATCGCTGGAGGAACTTGGACGATACGTTG ATGCTGCAAAGGAGTGCGGAATAATTCTGGATACGGTTGAATCTGCCCTTCCTAATGGAATGCCTGAGGGTATTAGCGAAGATTGTAAGTTGCAAGAAATGTTCCATAGAGCATTGGAGTTGCTTCCAAGCCTATGGATCAAGGCAGGCTTTCTAGATGAAGCTGTCACTGCATACCGTCGTGCTCTGGTTAAGCCATGGAATTTGGAGCAACAAAGGTTGGCTGTTATTCAAAAAGATTTAGCTACAACCCTACTCTATGGTGGTGTTGAATTAAGCCTACCCTCTCGGTTCCAAGTGTGGGGTCAGAAAGCACCCAAGAGTAACATTGAAGAAGCTATACTTTTGCTATTAATAATCATGAGCAAGATGACAATGCAGGTAATAGAATGGGATGCTGAAATAATGGATCATCTTACATTTGCACTTTCAGTCACTGGGATGTTGGAGTTGTTGGCAGATCATGTAGAGCAAATCCTTCCAGGCACCTATAATCGAGTTGATAGATGGTACTTCCTTGCTCTGTGTTATAGTGCTGCAGGACACAACGAAACAGCATTGAACCTTTTGAGGAAGGCATGTAGTCGTTCTGAAGCAAAGCTTAGACCCCATTTTCATTCGTTTTTGTTAGGAGCAAAACTCTGTTCTCAGGATCCTTGCCACGCTCATGAAGGCATTAACTTTTCACGTGAAGTTATTGATCTAGCTAAGCACCGTAACAAGCATTTTTTGGGTCAAGGCCAGAAATTTCTAGGTGTTTGCTATGGAGCTGCAGCCAGAATTTCTGTACTGGATTGTGAAAGAAGTGTATTTCAAAGTGAGTCTTTGAACTTTCTAAACTGCGCTGCTGTAAGTGGAAATGGTGACCCGGAAGTTATATTCAGCCTTGGACTGGAAAATGCAATTCAAAGGAATCTGGATGCAGCTTATGACAATATAATGATGTACTCAAACATGACTGTTGGAGGTTCAGGAAGAGGATGGCAGCTATTAGCACTCATCGTATCTGCACAGAAGCGACTTATGGATGCTGAAACTATAGTTGATTTTGCATTAGATGAGGCTGGGAGGAGGGATCAGCTAGAACTTCTACGATTGAAAGCAGTACTTCAAATTGCTCAGCAACAACCCAATCAAGCATTAGAGTCCTACAGAATCCTGCTAGCACTAATTCAAGCCAAAAAGGAGCTTTGGCTTCGGGATAAGGACTTTGATCAAGCAAAAGCATTCAGGCATGAG ATACTAACAGAAAGGAAGTTTGAAATGGAAGCCTGGACAGATCTGGCTACCATTTATGCCGATATCGGTTCCTTTCTTGATGCAAAAGCTTGTGTTGACAAAGCCCAGTTGATAGATTTTTTTTCTCCAAGAAGTTGGCACATTACAG GGGTGTTGCTTGAATCTCAATCATTATACAAAGAGGCCTTTGTTTCCTTTTCAGTATCATTGTCAATAGAACCAGATTACATTCCCAGCATCATTTCAAGTGCAAAATTGTTGCTGAAACTGGGGATGCAATCACTTCCAATTGCAAGAAGCTTTTTGATGAATGCTTTGCGGATAGAACCGGAAAACCATGATGTGTGGTTCAACCTTGGATTGGTTTCAAAAAGCGAAGGTTCATTACAGCAAGCAGCAGATTACTTTCAAGCTGCATATGAACTAAAGCTTTCCGCTCCAGTGCAAAAATTTGAGTAA
- the LOC130723339 gene encoding uncharacterized protein LOC130723339, translating to MLSHLVCGNFHNEEEDGPAPPCSSPVKSKRKENRDKNPFSSRGLDKFSELLEDLDQKRQKVYSRMNPHDISFVRFAYTSSNDFVPIVVKVKNRDHKKQGNEEFKVRHLTSFSESMEKTAAAAVEERKQQHPKLESEKKETKKSGFSFSLRKPSFYVPAMMILILVFLALFGRSVATLCTCVVWYVVPMLKDSSLKPRKSILKKKEYVRGLSEKKMVTVTEGLHSPRSGDSRASNDKSSGKHSHQKSW from the coding sequence ATGTTGAGCCATTTAGTTTGCGGCAATTTCCATaacgaagaagaagatggtcCTGCACCACCATGTTCAAGCCCTGTAAAGtccaaaagaaaggaaaacagaGACAAGAACCCCTTCTCCTCACGAGGCCTAGACAAATTTTCTGAGCTTTTGGAAGATCTTGATCAGAAAAGACAGAAAGTTTACTCCCGCATGAACCCACATGACATATCTTTCGTTCGCTTTGCGTATACAAGCTCCAACGATTTCGTTCCCATCGTGGTCAAAGTGAAAAACAGAGACCACAAGAAACAGGGGAATGAAGAGTTTAAGGTAAGACACTTGACATCTTTCTCGGAGTCAATGGAGAAAACTGCAGCTGCTGCTGTGGAAGAGAGAAAACAACAACACCCCAAGTTGGAATCTGAGAAGAAGGAAACGAAAAAGAGTGGTTTCAGCTTCTCTTTGAGGAAACCATCTTTCTATGTTCCTGCCATGATGATTTTGATTCTGGTGTTTTTGGCTTTGTTTGGAAGATCAGTTGCAACACTTTGCACCTGTGTTGTGTGGTATGTAGTCCCTATGTTGAAAGATAGTAGTTTGAAACCAAGGAAATCCAtattgaagaagaaggaatATGTTAGAGGTTTGAGTGAGAAGAAGATGGTGACTGTGACTGAAGGGTTACATTCTCCAAGAAGTGGTGATTCCAGGGCTTCAAATGATAAGAGTTCTGGAAAACATAGCCACCAGAAAAGCTGGTGA
- the LOC130723326 gene encoding protein NPGR1-like isoform X1, whose amino-acid sequence MLCACSGEQFKLEEPPPRSPESLATRDFSASGLSSRTADWDSKFSETQVEEAETTLKEALSLNYEEARALLGRLEYQRGNYDASLQVFQGIDIKGLTPRMINVIAERTKQRKPRSKADVVILPNVMSLHSVSLLLEAILLKALSLEELGRYVDAAKECGIILDTVESALPNGMPEGISEDCKLQEMFHRALELLPSLWIKAGFLDEAVTAYRRALVKPWNLEQQRLAVIQKDLATTLLYGGVELSLPSRFQVWGQKAPKSNIEEAILLLLIIMSKMTMQVIEWDAEIMDHLTFALSVTGMLELLADHVEQILPGTYNRVDRWYFLALCYSAAGHNETALNLLRKACSRSEAKLRPHFHSFLLGAKLCSQDPCHAHEGINFSREVIDLAKHRNKHFLGQGQKFLGVCYGAAARISVLDCERSVFQSESLNFLNCAAVSGNGDPEVIFSLGLENAIQRNLDAAYDNIMMYSNMTVGGSGRGWQLLALIVSAQKRLMDAETIVDFALDEAGRRDQLELLRLKAVLQIAQQQPNQALESYRILLALIQAKKELWLRDKDFDQAKAFRHEQILTERKFEMEAWTDLATIYADIGSFLDAKACVDKAQLIDFFSPRSWHITGVLLESQSLYKEAFVSFSVSLSIEPDYIPSIISSAKLLLKLGMQSLPIARSFLMNALRIEPENHDVWFNLGLVSKSEGSLQQAADYFQAAYELKLSAPVQKFE is encoded by the exons ATGTTGTGTGCTTGCTCCGGGGAGCAGTTCAAGTTAGAAGAGCCGCCGCCGCGGTCGCCGGAGTCCCTTGCAACCAGGGATTTCTCCGCCAGTGGGCTATCTTCCAGGACTGCAGATTGGGATTCCAAATTCAGTGAAACCCAAGTTGAAGAAGCTGAAACTACTCTCAAAGAAGCCCTTTCCTTGAACTATGAG GAAGCTAGGGCTTTGCTGGGGAGGCTGGAATACCAAAGGGGAAACTATGATGCttcccttcaagtatttcaagGTATAGACATCAAGGGTTTGACCCCGAGGATGATCAATGTAATTGCTGAAAGAACTAAGCAAAGAAAGCCACGATCGAAGGCAGACGTCGTGATTCTTCCGAATGTGATGTCATTGCATTCTGTAAGCCTGCTTCTTGAGGCAATTTTGCTTAAAGCATTATCGCTGGAGGAACTTGGACGATACGTTG ATGCTGCAAAGGAGTGCGGAATAATTCTGGATACGGTTGAATCTGCCCTTCCTAATGGAATGCCTGAGGGTATTAGCGAAGATTGTAAGTTGCAAGAAATGTTCCATAGAGCATTGGAGTTGCTTCCAAGCCTATGGATCAAGGCAGGCTTTCTAGATGAAGCTGTCACTGCATACCGTCGTGCTCTGGTTAAGCCATGGAATTTGGAGCAACAAAGGTTGGCTGTTATTCAAAAAGATTTAGCTACAACCCTACTCTATGGTGGTGTTGAATTAAGCCTACCCTCTCGGTTCCAAGTGTGGGGTCAGAAAGCACCCAAGAGTAACATTGAAGAAGCTATACTTTTGCTATTAATAATCATGAGCAAGATGACAATGCAGGTAATAGAATGGGATGCTGAAATAATGGATCATCTTACATTTGCACTTTCAGTCACTGGGATGTTGGAGTTGTTGGCAGATCATGTAGAGCAAATCCTTCCAGGCACCTATAATCGAGTTGATAGATGGTACTTCCTTGCTCTGTGTTATAGTGCTGCAGGACACAACGAAACAGCATTGAACCTTTTGAGGAAGGCATGTAGTCGTTCTGAAGCAAAGCTTAGACCCCATTTTCATTCGTTTTTGTTAGGAGCAAAACTCTGTTCTCAGGATCCTTGCCACGCTCATGAAGGCATTAACTTTTCACGTGAAGTTATTGATCTAGCTAAGCACCGTAACAAGCATTTTTTGGGTCAAGGCCAGAAATTTCTAGGTGTTTGCTATGGAGCTGCAGCCAGAATTTCTGTACTGGATTGTGAAAGAAGTGTATTTCAAAGTGAGTCTTTGAACTTTCTAAACTGCGCTGCTGTAAGTGGAAATGGTGACCCGGAAGTTATATTCAGCCTTGGACTGGAAAATGCAATTCAAAGGAATCTGGATGCAGCTTATGACAATATAATGATGTACTCAAACATGACTGTTGGAGGTTCAGGAAGAGGATGGCAGCTATTAGCACTCATCGTATCTGCACAGAAGCGACTTATGGATGCTGAAACTATAGTTGATTTTGCATTAGATGAGGCTGGGAGGAGGGATCAGCTAGAACTTCTACGATTGAAAGCAGTACTTCAAATTGCTCAGCAACAACCCAATCAAGCATTAGAGTCCTACAGAATCCTGCTAGCACTAATTCAAGCCAAAAAGGAGCTTTGGCTTCGGGATAAGGACTTTGATCAAGCAAAAGCATTCAGGCATGAG CAGATACTAACAGAAAGGAAGTTTGAAATGGAAGCCTGGACAGATCTGGCTACCATTTATGCCGATATCGGTTCCTTTCTTGATGCAAAAGCTTGTGTTGACAAAGCCCAGTTGATAGATTTTTTTTCTCCAAGAAGTTGGCACATTACAG GGGTGTTGCTTGAATCTCAATCATTATACAAAGAGGCCTTTGTTTCCTTTTCAGTATCATTGTCAATAGAACCAGATTACATTCCCAGCATCATTTCAAGTGCAAAATTGTTGCTGAAACTGGGGATGCAATCACTTCCAATTGCAAGAAGCTTTTTGATGAATGCTTTGCGGATAGAACCGGAAAACCATGATGTGTGGTTCAACCTTGGATTGGTTTCAAAAAGCGAAGGTTCATTACAGCAAGCAGCAGATTACTTTCAAGCTGCATATGAACTAAAGCTTTCCGCTCCAGTGCAAAAATTTGAGTAA
- the LOC130723320 gene encoding uncharacterized protein LOC130723320, with the protein MGKRNSQRKGAAAVFDTDDDSSVTSSSTSNSDLVSVSGTEDVQLEQDSLLDQALDALDEKRGSTREKAFLAIIDAFKTNLQHQFVEKKFATILHQCLASIKKGPKKASATEIAFASRAIGCLALTVGCGDHAREIFEESVRPLDEALVSSKISALLECLAIITFVGGNDQEETERSLDILWRVIHPKLGSNVVAAKPSAPLITAVVSSWSFLLSTMSNLKLNSKFWQNSISYLSGLLDKEDRSVRIAAGEALALIFEIGVTEKFSAVSNGASDTTQDESKPQESYIFLQGLKGKVINQCKNLSVEAGGKGSAKKDLNTQRNLFKDILDFFEYGYSPEITTKIGGDSLQTSSWSQMIQLNYIKHFLGGGFIKHMQENEFLHDVFSFTPKKKHLSNNEHRMSGEEKRMFKSPNSFLNKARTQLLNKQRLMSEGRNFGHYSASMVNEEQ; encoded by the exons ATGGGAAAAC GTAATTCTCAACGGAAAGGTGCTGCTGCAGTGTTTGATACCGATGATGATAGTAGTGTGACTTCCTCATCAACTTCAAATTCTGATCTGGTCTCGGTGTCTGGTACCGAAGATGTGCAGTTAGAACAGGATTCATTGCTTGACCAAGCTCTCGATGCTCTAGATGAAAAAAG GGGTTCTACGAGGGAGAAAGCTTTCTTAGCCATCATTGACGCCTTCAAAACCAACTTGCAGCATCAGTTTGTGGAAAAGAA ATTTGCCACCATATTACATCAATGTCTTGCTTCAATCAAAAAGGGACCCAAGAAGGCTTCTGCCACGGAGATAGCTTTCGCATCTCGTGCCATTG GTTGTTTGGCCTTGACTGTTGGTTGTGGTGATCATGCACGTGAGATATTCGAAGAATCGGTTCGTCCTTTGGATGAAGCACTTGTTTCTTCAAAAATATCAGCA TTGCTGGAGTGCTTGGCTATAATCACCTTTGTTGGAGGGAATGATCAGGAAGAAACAGAGCGATCTTTGGATATATTGTGGCGAGTGATCCATCCCAAATTAGGTTCCAAT GTAGTTGCAGCCAAACCTTCTGCTCCATTAATAACCGCTGTGGTGTCTTCCTGGTCTTTTCTCCTGTCTACTATGAGCAATTTGAAGCTGAATTCAAAATTTTGGCAAAA TTCAATATCTTATTTATCTGGTCTTCTAGACAAGGAAGATAGGTCAGTACGAATTGCTGCTGGTGAAGCCCTGGCTCTAATTTTTGAGATTGGAGTTACTGAGAAGTTTTCCGCTGTGTCTAATGGTGCAAGTGATACAACTCAAGACGAGAGTAAACCTCAGGAAAGTTACATATTTTTACAAGGATTAAAAGGAAAGGTGATTAATCAATGCAAAAACCTGTCTGTGGAGGCTGGTGGAAAAGGTTCTGCTAAAAAAGATCTTAATACTCAAAGGAACCTGTTCAAAGATATTTTGGATTTTTTCGAG TATGGTTACTCTCCTGAAATTACTACAAAGATTGGTGGTGATTCGTTGCAGACATCGTCATGGTCGCAAATGATACAG TTGAACTATATCAAGCACTTCCTTGGAGGAGGATTCATCAAGCATATGCAG GAAAATGAATTCCTGCATGATGTCTTTAGTTTCACACCAAAGAAAAAGCATCTCAGTAACAACGAACACAGAATGTCTGGTGAGGAGAAG AGAATGTTCAAGTCTCCAAATTCGTTTTTGAACAAGGCTAGGACCCAATTACTCAATAAGCAGCGGTTAATGTCTGAG GGCAGAAACTTCGGTCACTACTCGGCCAGTATGGTTAACGAGGAGCAATGA
- the LOC130723350 gene encoding GPN-loop GTPase QQT1, translating to MVFGQVVIGPPGSGKTTYCNGMSQFLNLIGRKVAIINLDPANDSLPYECAANIEDLVKLSDVMVEHSLGPNGGLVYCMDYLEKNIDWLEAKLKPLIKDHYLLFDFPGQVELFFLHSNAKNVIMKLIKKLNLTLTAVHLVDAHLCSDPGKYISALLLSLSTMLHLELPHVNVLSKIDLIESYGKLAFNLDFYTDVQDLSYLQNHLDQDPRSAKYRKLTKELCEVIENFGQVTFTTLDIQDRESVGNLVKQIDQSNGYIFAGMEASAVEFSKIAIRPVDWDYYRVAAVQEKYMKDDENIDSDD from the exons ATGGTGTTTGGGCAAGTAGTAATTGGTCCTCCTGGCTCTGGCAAAACAACTTATTGCAATGGCATGTCTCAGTTCCTTAATCTTATTGGAAG GAAGGTTGCTATTATCAATTTGGATCCCGCTAATGATTCATTACC CTATGAATGTGCTGCAAACATTGAAGATCTCGTGAAACTGAGTGATGTAATGGTCGAACATTCTCTTGGTCCTAATGGGG GTCTTGTGTATTGTATGGATTATTTAGAGAAAAATATTGATTGGTTGGAAGCAAAACTGAAACCTCTTATAAAAG ATCACTACCTACTTTTTGATTTTCCTGGCCAAGTGGAACTCTTTTTTCTTCATTCAAATGCCAAGAATGTCATCATGAAGCTCATAAAGAAATTGAACCTAAcg TTAACTGCAGTGCATTTGGTTGATGCTCATCTTTGCAGTGACCCTGGGAAGTACATCAGTGCATTGCTTCTATCCTTATCCACAATGCTACATTTAGAACTTCCCCATGTAAATGTCTTGtcaaaaattgatttaattGAGAGCTATGGAAAACTAG CCTTTAACCTTGATTTCTATACAGACGTGCAAGACTTGTCATATTTGCAAAACCATCTCGATCAGGATCCTCGCTCTGCCAAGTACAG AAAGCTAACCAAGGAATTGTGTGAAGTTATTGAAAACTTCGGCCAAGTGACTTTTACAACCTTAGATATTCAG GATAGGGAGAGTGTAGGGAATTTAGTGAAGCAGATAGATCAAAGCAATGGGTACATATTTGCTGGCATGGAAGCAAGTGCTGTTGAATTTAGCAAGATTGCAATTCGTCCTGTTGATTGGGATTATTATAGA GTTGCAGCAGTGCAAGAGAAGTACATGAAGGATGATGAAAATATCGATTCTGATGATTGA